The region GCGGATAGGGATTCTCGAAGAGGCCGATGCGGAACTTTGCAGTGAGCACCCGGTGCACGGCGGTGTCGAGATCCGCCACATCGGCGCGACCGGCTTCCACCTCGGCGGCGAGCGCCTCACCGAAGCCGAACGGCACGGGGAACTCGGTGTCGAGTCCCGCGTGGATCGCGAGCCGGCCCGCTTCCCCGGGGGTGAGAGCCGCGCGCTGTCGATCGACGAACTGCTCGATCGTGCCGTAGTCGGCTGAGACGAACCCGTCGAAGCCGAACGTCTCGCGCAGCAGGTCGGTGAGAACGGCGCGGGATGCCCCGGCGGGGACGGCATCGACATCGCTGTACGAGTTCATGACCGACTGCAGATTCGCCAGGTGGATCGCGGCTTCGAAAGCGAAGCCGTGGAGGTCGCGGGTGCGACGAGACCCTCCCTCGTAGGCGGCGAGGTTGCTGCCGCCCTCGGGAGCGCCGTATCCGATGAAGTGCTTGGCGGTGGCGATGACACCCTGCGTGAGGTCGTCGGACTGGAGCCCTCGGACGAACGCCACACCCATCGCGGCCGTGAGGTAGGGATCCTCGCCGAAGGTCTCGTGCACCCGGCCCCAGCGGGGATCCAGGCCGAGGTCGAGGTTGGGCGACAGGGCATGACGCACGCCCACCCTGGTCATCTGACGACGGATGACGTCGGTCATGGCCTCGACGAGATCGGGGCTCCAGGTGGCGGCGAGGCCTGTGGGTGTCGGGAAGACCATGTGCCCGCCCGAGAGGAATCCGCTCAGCGCCTCCGCCTGCACGAGCATGGGGATGCCCAGGCGGGTCTCCTCGATCGCCACACGCTGCAGTCCGCCCACCGTGGCCGCCATCGACTGCGGGTCGTCGACGCCGAAGTTGCAGATGAATCCGGCGCCCCGCTGCACGTACGAGTCGGCCGCCGCGACGCGCTGTCCGGCCGAATCGACATAGTTCCACGGCGCGATCGAGGTGATCTGGAATGCCTTCTCGCGCAGCGTCATCGCGCCCAGCAGGGCGGTGGCGCGCTTCTCGGGGCTCAGCGATGCGTCCAGATGGGTGTGCATGGTGCTCACGGGGGTCCTTGCCTGCGGTGCGGGGTGGATGTGGGAGGTCGGTTCGCGTGAAGGTGCTCCGTGTGCACCTGCGCGGTTTCGTGCCGGTGTTGCCTCCAGCTTTGGAGAACGTTATACAGAATAGCGGGCGCGGCTGCCACTGCGGTATCCGCTAACGTTTTGGACGGAGGATCACGTGGTTTCAGCTCAGCCGATAGATGGCGCGAAGCGCAAGCGTGCGACCATCGTCGATGTCGCGAAGCATGCGGGCGTGTCGACTGCGTCCGCCTCCAAGGTGCTGCGCAACGCGTATGGTGTGAGCGACTCGATGCGCGAACGCGTCCAGCGGTCGATGGACGAACTCGGATACCGGCCGCACAAGCTCGCGCGCGGGATGCGGGGGAGCACGTACACCATCGGCATGATGGTGTCGGACATCGACAACCCGTTCTTCAGCGTCATCGCAGACGGGCTGCGAGGAGTGGTGCATCCTCAGAGCTACGAGGTGCTCATCTCGACCGCCGGGTACGATGCCGCATCTCAGAACCAGGCCATCGAGGCGCTGGTCGATCACCAGATGGACGGGCTGATCCTCGTCGCCCCGCTCGTGTCGAACGATGACCTCGAGCGAGTTGCGCGCGAACTCCCCGTGGTGGTCGTCGGTCGCCATACGAGTGCCGCTGGCCTGGATTCCGTATCCGGCGATGACCGGGTCGGCGCGGCACTCGCGGTCGAGCATCTCGTCGAGATCGGACACCGACGCATCGCCTTCGTCGCGAATCATCAGACCGATCCCGAGTCGGATCGACCGGAGAGCTATCGCCTCGAGGGCTTCCTCGACGCGATGGGGCGGCACGGTCTCGCGGCGGCGGCCACGATCATCGACTCAACCTGGACTCTCGAGGGGGGCAGAGAGGCAGTGCATCGTATCGACGCTCAGGATGAGCCGCCGACTGCCGTCTTCGCCGGGGCCGACATCACTGCTCTCGGCATTCTGAGCGAACTCTGGGACAATCACCGGCAGGTCCCCGCCGCGTTCTCGCTCGTCGGCTACGACAACTCTCGGATCTCCGCGATCGGGCCCATTGCGCTGACGACGGTCGATCAGTCGGGCGACATCATGGGGCGAGAGGCCGGCCGTCTGCTGCTCGAGCGCATCGCAGGTCGGGTGGAGAGCGAGCATCTCCTTCTCGAGCCGCGATTGGTTGCGCGGTCGACGACTGCGCCGCCCGCCGTGTAAGGCCTTCCGTCGGATGGCGACGGGAGGCTTCGCTCCGCACCGACGTTCCCGGCACTGGTGACAAAATCGTTATAGAGAACGTTCTATTCTCACTTGCCATGAGTCGACGCGATGCGTACGATCATTCTCGTGTAGAACGTTCTCTAACGTTTCAGCATGACGTTGGAGTCCCGACGGTCTGCACAACCCCGGCTCTAGGGAGAGCTGGCATTGCACCACCTACAAAGGAGTACACATGAACCACCTGCATGGTCGTCGTGCAGCGGGCGTCGTGTCGGTTGCAATCGTGGGGGCGCTCGCCCTCGCGGGTTGCTCCGGCGGTGGGTCGGCAGACCCGAGCGCCTCGGCTGACAAAGAGACCCTGACGCTCGCGATGAGCCAGGACATCGAAGGCTTCGACCCCCGAATCCAGCCCGCCTACCAGAACTGGCCGGCAGACGCCGTCTGGGACCGCCTCGTCAAGTGCGATGCGTCTGCGCAGCTCGAGGAGGACATCGCCGAGTCGTGGGAGATGCTCCCCGACAACACCGGTATCACCGCTCACCTTCGCGACGGACTCACGTTCTCGGACGGCTCCGTGCTGGATGCTGAGGACATCAAAGCTGCCTACGAGTACATGGGCCAGCCCGAGAGTTCGCGTGCTGCGGACTACGAGGACCTCATCATCACCATCGATGACCCTCTGACGATCACGCTCGAGTGGCCCGAGCCGCAGGCGACCGTTCGCACTCTCATCTGCGACATCCCGGTCACGAGCGCCGACTACCTCGCTTCGGGCGAGTACCTCGACGAGCCGCTCGGATCGGGCCCCTACGTCATCGACATGGACAAGACGACGGTCGGCTCCGAGTACGTCTACACCAAGAACGCAGACCACTGGAACGCGGATCACTACCCCTACGAGAACCTCGTCGTGAAGGTGCTCGAGGACGAGTCGGCCATGGTGTCAGCGCTCAAGACCGGCCAGGTCGCCGGTGGCCTCGTGACCGATCAGGCCCGTGCGGAGGCTGAGGCCTCCGGACTGGAGATCAAGGACTTCCAGGGGCAGACCGTTCGCATCCTGCTCACCGACCACAACGGCGAGGTCTACCCGGCTCTCGCCGACGTGCGAGTTCGCCAGGCGATGAACATGGTCTTCGACAAGGAAGCCATTGCCGAGTCGATCTACCTCGGCAACGCTGAGCCGACCGCTCAGTACTTCCGCCAGGGAACCGAGGCGTACATCGAGGACCTCGAAGACCCGTACCCGTACGACGTCGAGGCGGCAAAGGCCCTGATGGCGGAGGCGGGCTACGCCGACGGGTTCGACATCGAGCTTCCGTCGCTGGACAGCAACCTCGCGCACATCATGCCGTACGTGATCGAGCAGCTCGGTCAGATCAACATCCGCGCGACGGAGAAGGTTCTGACCGGTGCGACCGCGATCGACGACCTGCTCTCGGGGACCTACCCCGTGATCCTCTTCGAGCTGGGCAACCTCGGTGACTCGACGTTCCAGATCTACATCGAGGACTACAACGAGGGCTGGTGGAACGTCTCGCACCAGCCGGACGAGTTCGTCGACTCGAGCTACGAGAAGCTCGCGACTGCTTCCGCGGAGGAGAGCGCGACCATCCAGCAGGAGATCAACCAGTACACGATCGACAACGCCTGGCAGGTGCCGCTGGTCTACAAGGGCACGCACTTCGCATACGACGCCGATCTGGTCTCGGTTCCCACCGACTCCGACATCGAGGCGCTCGCGCCGAAGCTGCGCGACTTCCAGTAAGACGCCGACGGGAAAGGCCGAGCTGTGCTGCTCAACGTTCTGAAACAACTGGGAAGATCCATCGCGGTCTTCCTGGTGGTGACCTTCGTCACATTCGCCCTGATGTACGGGAACGGATGGGGTATCGCCTCGTCCGCGCTGGGCATCGGTGCGACCGACGAGAGCATCCAGGCGAAGATGGTGCAGCTCGGCCTCGACCGTCCACTGCTCGTGCAGTACGGCGAGTGGCTGTTCAACGTACTTACCGGCGACCTCGGTCGTTCGTTCTACAGCGGCCAGGAGGTGACCGCGGCGCTCGCGACGCGCGTCCCGGTCACCCTCTCCGTCGTCATCCCCGCGCTCATCCTGACCGCTCTCATCAGCGTTCTCCTGGGCGTGACCGCCGCAGTCAAGGGTGGGACGACTGACCGATTCGTCCAGGTGCTCTCGGTCGCGGGCACAGCGATCCCGAGCTTCATCATCGCCATCGCCCTCGTGTTCGCCTTCGCGATCAACTGGCGGATCTTCCCGGCGACCGGCTATGTGCCGTTCGACGTCGACCCGACTCTGTGGGTGCTCTCCATCGCGCTCCCGATGCTGTCCCTTCTCATCGGCGCCGTCGCCGGCGGTGCGCAGCAGTTCCGGACCGCGATGCTCGACACGCTCGGCAACGACTACGTGCGGACGCTGAGAGCACGCGGTATGAAGGAGGGGCCGATCATCTTCCAGCACGCCCTTCGCAACGCTGCCGCTCCAGGCCTCACCGTCGTGAGCCTCACCACGTTGAGCCTCCTGGGCGGTGCGGTTTTCGTCGAACAGGTGTTCGCCCTCCCCGGGCTCGGAAAGCTGTCCGTCGAGTCGGCCAAGAGCAGTGATGTGCCGATGGTGATGGGCACCGTCCTGGTGTTCACCCTCATCGTGCTCATCGTCAACTTCGCATCGGATCTCGCGATCCAGGCTCTCAACCCGAAGGCGCGCGCACGATGACCATCGAAGAAGTCGTCCCGACCGTCGACCCGCACGGGGTCGTGCCCGACCACAGCCGGCGGTTCGCAGCACTGCGAAAGCTTCTGCGCAATCCGATGGCGGTCCTCGCCATCGTCTGGTTCGCGATCGTCCTCCTCGCCGCAGTGCTCGCGCCCTGGATCACGTCCGGTCCTGCGACGAAGGTGGATCTGGCGATCGCCAATCTTCCGCCATTCAGCCCTGGGCACCCCCTGGGCGGAGACGCCGCGGGCCGAGACATCCTCGACCGGCTGATCTGGGGCGCGCAGACCACCGTCGTCGGCATCGCCATCGTGACGATCGTGTCGCTCGTCGTCGGCGTCACCACCGGCCTGGTCGCGGGCTTCTACCGTGGCAGGTTCGAGTCGACCTCCAACTTCGTCATCGACATCATCATGTCGCTGCCGGGCATCGTCCTGATGATCGCGCTCTACTCGCTCACGGGGCCGAACATCAACCTCGCGCTGGCGGTGTTCGGGTTCATCATCGCCCCCACCTACTACCGGCTCGTCCGCTCGATCGTCGTGACCGTCCGCAACGAACTCTACGTCGACGCAGCACGGGTCGTCGGGCTGTCCGACATCCGGATCGTCGGACGCCACGTGCTGTGGGCGGTCCGCGCTCCCATCATCATCCAGACCGCGTTCACAATGGCCGCGGCAGTGGGATTCGAAGCCGGATTGACGTTCATCGGTCTCGGCGACCCGACGAGCTCGTCCTGGGGCGTCATGCTCCAGCAGTCGTTCACCTCTATCTACAACAACCCCGTCGCAGTCGTCTGGCCGGCCCTGACGATCAGCATCACGGTGCTCGCTCTGATCCTCTTCGGCAACGCGCTGAGCGACGTCCTCCAGTCGTCGGCGCGGAGCAAGGCGCTCTCGCGGCGCAAGCGTGAGGCTGCCATCGCCGCATCGGTCGCGACTCTGAGGGAAGCCGACACACGCAAGGTCGGACACACCGAGCTGAGCAGCTCGGATGACGTGATATTGGCGATCCGAGATCTGCGTATCGGCTATCCCAAGCCGGATGGCACGGTGACGGAGGTCGTGCACGGTGCCGATCTCGATATTCGACGGGGCGAGATCCACGGACTCGTGGGCGAGTCCGGCTCGGGCAAGTCTCAGATGGCGTTCTCGACTCTGGGCATTCTGCCGCGCGAGGCGATCATCCTCGGCGGCAGCGTGTATCTCGACGGTGATGACCTGCTCGCCGACCCGAAGAAGCAGCGCGCTGCGCGCGGCACCCGCATCGGATACGTCCCGCAGGAGCCGATGTCGAACCTCGACGGAACCTTCACGATCGGGCGCCAGCTGATCAAGGGCCTGCGCGCATCGCGGCCGATGTCGAAGGCGGAGGCGGAGAAGAAGATCCTCGGGCTCCTCGAACGCGTCGGTATCCGTGATGCCAAACGGGTGATGGCCATGTACCCCCACGAGATCTCGGGAGGCATGGCGCAGCGCGTCCTCATCTGCGGTGCGATCGCCTCCGATCCTGACATCATCGTCGCCGACGAGCCCACGACAGCTCTCGACGTCACCATTCAGGCCGAGGTGCTCGAGATCCTGCGCGGTCTCAGCGAGGAGCGTGGTCTGGCGGTCCTCATCGTGACCCACAACCTCGGCGTGGTGGCCGATCTCTGCGACACGGTCAGCGTCATGAAGGACGGGCAGATCGTCGAGAAGGCTGACGTGGAAGACATCTTCGAGAAGCCCGAGCAGGAGTACACCAGGCGGCTGCTGTCCTCTTCGCGCAGCGTCGAGCTGATGGAGGATGGCGCATGAACGAACCGATTCTCAAGGTCGAAGACCTGGTCGTCCGTTTCCCCGGCAAGAGCCGGAGGGCCCCCGTCGAGGTGATCCACGGTGTGTCGCTCGATCTGCATGCCGGCGAGACGCTGAGCCTCGTCGGCGAGTCCGGGTCAGGCAAGACCACGATCGGGCGGGCGATCCTGGGTCTCGCTCCCGTCAGCGAGGGACGCGTCGAGTTCCGCGGTGAAACGATCAGCAACGTACCGCGGGCGAGGCGTCGGAAGATCGCCTCCGACATCCAGGTCGTCTTCCAAGACCCGTATACCTCGCTCAACCCCTCCATGACGATCGAGAGCATCCTCGTCGAGCCGCTCGCGGCAGCAGGCATCACGGGCGGTGCCGGCCGAGTCCGCACGTTGCTCGATGCCGTGGGCCTGCCCTCCGACGCCGGGCGCCGCTACCCGCGAGAGTTCTCCGGGGGCCAGCGTCAGCGCATCGCGATCGCGCGCGCCCTGGCTCTCGACCCCGCGGTGATCATCTGCGATGAGCCGACCAGTGCCCTCGACGTGACCACGCAGGCGACGGTCCTCGGTCTGTTCAAGGAGCTTCAGGAGCGGACCGGAGTCGCTTACCTGTTCATCAGTCACGACCTCGGAGTCGTGAACTCGATCAGCGACCGAATCGCCGTGCTGTACCAGGGCGACATCGTCGAACTGGGGCCGGCGCATCAGGTCGCGACCGCCCCGACTCACCCGTATACGCGCCGACTTCAGATGGCCGCGCCGGTGGCCGATCCGAAGAAGCAGCGCGCGCGCCGCGCAGAACGGCTTCGCGTGCTCAGCGAGACGGGCGACCTCGCGGTCTGATCACCGTCGAGCCGCATCCACACTTCCCCCCACCGAGTGCCTCGCCGGCGGCGCTGCCCCCTCAGGAGAACGAAATGACCCAGACCGCCACGCCGAGCGCCCCCCGATTCGAACACTTCCCCCGTGCGCCCCGCGTTCTCGGGGTCGGCACGCCCGCGCCGCGGCTGACATGGTCGATCACCGGCGCCAGCAGCGGATTCGCGCAGGCGGCGTACGAGATCGAGGTCACCATCGGGAACCGGGTGTCGTCCGCAGTGGTGGAGGGCGACGAGCAGGTTCTGGTGCCATGGCCCGTCCTACCCTTGACCTCTCGCGCGACGGCAGCTGTCCGCGTGCGTGTGCGCGACGCCGCCGACTGGGGGCCGTGGAGCGATTCGTCGACCGTCGAGGTCGGGCTCCTCGACGCCGCGGACTGGGAGGCTCAGTTCGTCAGCCCGGTCGGCATCGCCGGACTCGATGAGCCTGCGCCCATCGTCTCGCGTACATTCGAGATCCCGGGGGAGGTCCGATCCGCCCGTCTGTACGCGACAGCGCACGGCATCTATCAGGCATCTGTCAACGGCACGCCCGTCGACGACACGGTCCTCGCTCCGGGGTGGACGTCGTACGACGACCGTCTCCGATACCACACCTATGACGTCACGCAGTTGGTGCGTGAAGGAGCGAACGATTTCTCCGCCCTTCTCGGCAACGGCTGGTACCGCGGCTATCTCAGCTACATGGGGGAGCGAGCTCTCTACGGCGAGCGCGTGGCGTTGTGCGCGCAGCTCGAAGTGGTCACTGAAGACGGCGCGATCCACGTGATCGCCACCGACACGACCTGGACGGCGCACGAGAGCCAGATCATCTCCGACGACCTGTACAACGGGCAGACCGCCGACCTTCGGCGCGATCCGACGCAGGCGCCGCGCGTGCCGGTGGAGATCGTGCCTGCCGGGACGGACGCGCTCGTTGCGCCCGACGGTCCGCCGGTGCGCCCGACGGGGTACATCGCCGCCCAGAAGGTGTGGATCTCGCCCGCAGGTCGCACCCTGATCGACTTCGGTCAGAACGCGGTCGGCTGGGTGCGCGTGCGCACACGCGGGCTCCCTGCAGGCACCGAGGTCGTGGTCCGCCACGCGGAGGTGCTCGAGAACGACGAACTCGGAACCCGCCCGCTGCGCAGCGCCAAGGCGACCGACGTCTACACCCTCGCCGGCACGGGTGAGGAGGTGCTCGAGCCCGTGCTGACCCTGCACGGCTTCCGCTACGCCGATGTGACCGGTATCCCAGATCTCACGTCCGAAGACGTCACGATGGTGCTCATCGGCACCGATCTCGAACGCACCGGCTGGTTCGACTCGTCGCACGAACTGCTCAACCAGCTTCATGAGAACGTCGTGTGGTCCACCCGCGGGAACTTCGTGGACATCCCCACCGACTGCCCCCAGCGCAACGAGCGGCTCGGTTGGACAGGCGATCTGCAGGTGTTCGGACCGACTGCACAGTACCTCTACGACGTCTCAGGGCTCGTGACATCGTGGCTCGCTGATCTGGCGGCCGAGCAGTACCCGACCGGTGCCGTGCCGCACGTCATCCCGAACACGGTCCGCGATCGCGTCGACGACCCTGCGACGGCCGCGTGGGGCGACGCCGCGACCCTCGTGCCGTGGAACCTCTTCCTGCGCACGGGTGATGCCGGCATCCTGCGTCGTCAGCTGCACAGCATGCGCGCCTGGGTCGACCACGTCGAGGAGCTCGCCGGCGAGGATCTGCTGTGGAACAGCGGGTTCCAGTTCGGCGACTGGCTCGACCCCTCGGCGTCGCCGCACGACCCGGCTGACGCGAAGGCGGCGGCCGAGGTAGTCGCCACCGCTCATTTCGCCCGCTCGGCAGAGGTCGTCTCCGAGGCGGCCGAGGTGATCGGCGAGCGCGAAGTCGCCGCACGCTATGCCGAGCTCGCAGAACGGGTGCGCGCCGCCTTCGTCGCCGCGTACGTCACACCGAGTGGTCGCCTCATGTCGGAGGCGCAGACGACGTACGCGCTGGCGCTCGAGTGGGGCCTGCTGCCCACCGAGGCGCAGCGATCCGTGGCGGGCGGTCGGCTCGCGGACCTCGTGCGCAAGAGCGGCTTCCGCATCGCCACCGGCTTCGTGGGCACGCCGCTGGTCTGCGATGCATTGATCGGTGCCGGACATGCGGACGTGGCCTACCGGCTCCTCTTCCAGACGGCATGCCCGTCATGGCTGTACCCCGTCACCATGGGTGCGACCACGATCTGGGAGCGCTGGGACAGTATGCTGCCCGACGGGTCGATCAACCCGGGCGAGATGACCTCGTTCAATCACTACGCGCTCGGCGCGGTCGCCGACACTCTGCACCGATCCATCGCCGGTCTGGAGCCCGCCGCACCCGGGTACCGCCGCGTGCGGATCGCCCCGCTTCCCCCGAAGCAGCTCTCGCGGGCATCCGCGCGTCACGTGAGCCCCTACGGGGATATCTCGGTCGGATGGGAGCGCGTCGACGGCGCGATCGTCGTGACGGCATCCCTCCCCGTCGGCGTAGGAGGCGACGTCGTGCTTCCGGGATCGGGTGAGACGTTCGCAATCGGCCACGGCACGCACACGTGGACCGTGGCGATCTCCGAGCAGCCTGCACACCGAGACTTCACCGGCGCGACGATCCGCGACCTCCTGGACGAGGGCGAAGCATGGCAGCGCACCGTCGAGGCTCTCATGCGCGTCGGTCTGGTTCCCGAAGGGGAGCTGCAGGCGCTGCGGCTGGTGGCGACGGCGATGGATGCCCCGGCGGCGGAGGTGTCGTACATCATCGCCGAGCACATCGAAGGCGGCCGAGGGTACATCGACCGCAGCCACGAGGTGCACGCCAAGGTCGCAGCGATCTTGGGCGCTGCCGCCCCCGTCCCCGCCTGACATCGACTCTGAGGACTGGATCCACATGCTGAACCCCATTGCCGTCACGCCGGGCAACTCATCGATCACTCCCATCGTGCCGGGCTTCCACCCGGACCCGACCGTCTGCAGGGTCGGCGACGACTACTACCTCGCGACGTCGAGTTTCGAGTACTTCCCCGCGGTGCCGGTCTTCCACAGCACCGATCTCCTGACATGGACCCAGATCGGGAACATCCTCACCACACGCGAGCAGTTCGTCGAGGGAGAGGGACGTCCGTCGCTCGGCGTCTGGGCGGGAACGCTGCGTCACCGCGACGGCAGGTTCTACTACATCACCACAAACGTCTCCGACATCGACAGCGGTCAGATCATCGTGACCGCCACTGATCCGGCGGGGCCGTGGAGCGAGCCTGTCCACGTCCGTGACGCGATCGGCATCGATCCCGACATTTGCTGGGATGATGACGGCACGTGCCTCGTGACGTGGCATCGGTTCAACTTCGACGTAGGTGGCATCGACGTCCACCAGGCACCGGTCGACCCTTCGACAGGCGAGATGCTGAAGCCGTCGTACGAGGTCTGGTCTGGCAGTGGTCTTCCATCGGCCGAGGGCCCGCACCTCTACCGCATCGGCGAGTGGTGGTATCTCCTCTACGCAGAAGGGGGCACGGAGCGCGGTCACTGCGCGACCGTCGCGCGCGCCCGACGACCCGAGGGCCCGTACGAGGGATGCCCCGCCAATCCCGTCCTCACACGACGCAGCACCAACACTCCCGTCCACAACACCGGGCACGCCGATCTCGTGCAGACGGCATCCGGCGACTGGGCCGCGGTGTATCTCGGGGTGCGGCCGCGAGGCGGCACCCCGGGCTTCCACATGCTCGGACGTGAGACCTTCCTGTCGGGTATCGACTGGGAAGACGGCTGGCCGGTGTTCGTCACTGACCGGTACACCGTTCCGGAGGGCCTCACCGGGTTCGTCGAAGACTTCGTCGACGCGGATCTTCAACCACGGTGGGTCGTCCCTTCCGGAACGCTCGACGATATCGAGCGCGACCCGGCGACCGGGGTTACGGTCCCGCCGACCCGACGACTCTGCGTTCGCGTGCGTGACCTGTCGTGGGAAGCGATCGCCGACCTCGTCGGCGACGGCTCGTTCGAGGTCCGCATCGATCCGCTCCACAACTACCGTGTCGATGTGGTCGACGGTGAGGCCGTCGCGGTCGCGACGATCGGCGGTCGCGAGCAGACGGTCGGAGTCGCGGCGCTGTCTGGGGGCGAGGCGACGCGAGTGCGCCTGCGTGCCGAGGCGCCGCCGCGCCAGGAGGTTCCGCTCGGGGTCCCCGCCCCCGACCTGATCGTGCTCGAGTTCGAGCGGGCCGACGGCTGGGTCGAGCTCGCTCGCCTGGACGGTCGTTACCTCAGCACCGAGGTCGCGAGCGGATTCACCGGTCGTGTCCTCGCGGTCGGCAGCGATGCCCGCGCCACCACGGCGCGTCGCATCGAGTACCGTCCGCTCTGATGGACGGGCGCGCACACGCCCGCGGCAACGACGAAAGGGGCCGCTGTGGCGCGCTTCACCGTGCCGCTGTGGTAGCTCGGGCCCTATCCACCTGATGTGCTCGAGCCCGCGGACTTCGCCTGTTCTGGAAGGTGGTCATGTACACCCGCGGGCGGGGGAGCGGGTTGAGCCTGGGCGTCACCCCCGGATCCGTATGGCGCTGGGCCCGCCGAGCGGCCGGGGGCCTGGTCCTAGACCATTGACGAAGAGGCGAGCCGACGGGATGCCGCGGCCTCGAGGGAATCCCACAGCACCGCTGCCAAGCAGGTGACGACCGCCGCAGCCGCGGCGAGCAATGGCAGCACCGCCACACCCGGGCCCACGACCACCAGGCCTCCGATCACCGCGCCACCGCCGATCGCGACGTTGAAGACGGTCGTCTGCACTGCGCCTGCAAGTCGCCGCAGCTGCGGCGACGCCGTGTGCATCATGCGTGTCTGGAGCATCATGGGGAGGCCGGCGAATCCCATGCTCGAACAGATGGCGACGGCGAGCAGTGCTCCCGAGAATCCGGTTGATGCGACGACCGGGAGGAGGACCATCGACAGCGTCAGCACCGTGCCCGACAGCGCGAAAGTCGCGCGCGGGTAGCGGTCGTAGAGGTTGCCCGCGACGACGGCGCCGACCGCGCCGGCGACTCCGGTGATCATCAGGTAGAGCGGGATCATGCTGCGTTCGAAGCCGGCGACGTCCTCGAGCCAGAGCGTGGTGTACGGACCGAACGCGGTCTGTCCGAGCACGAGAACGAGGATGAGGAAGCACACCGCCGCGATCCCGATCGCGGAGCG is a window of Microbacterium terrae DNA encoding:
- a CDS encoding ABC transporter substrate-binding protein — translated: MNHLHGRRAAGVVSVAIVGALALAGCSGGGSADPSASADKETLTLAMSQDIEGFDPRIQPAYQNWPADAVWDRLVKCDASAQLEEDIAESWEMLPDNTGITAHLRDGLTFSDGSVLDAEDIKAAYEYMGQPESSRAADYEDLIITIDDPLTITLEWPEPQATVRTLICDIPVTSADYLASGEYLDEPLGSGPYVIDMDKTTVGSEYVYTKNADHWNADHYPYENLVVKVLEDESAMVSALKTGQVAGGLVTDQARAEAEASGLEIKDFQGQTVRILLTDHNGEVYPALADVRVRQAMNMVFDKEAIAESIYLGNAEPTAQYFRQGTEAYIEDLEDPYPYDVEAAKALMAEAGYADGFDIELPSLDSNLAHIMPYVIEQLGQINIRATEKVLTGATAIDDLLSGTYPVILFELGNLGDSTFQIYIEDYNEGWWNVSHQPDEFVDSSYEKLATASAEESATIQQEINQYTIDNAWQVPLVYKGTHFAYDADLVSVPTDSDIEALAPKLRDFQ
- a CDS encoding dipeptide/oligopeptide/nickel ABC transporter permease/ATP-binding protein; this translates as MTIEEVVPTVDPHGVVPDHSRRFAALRKLLRNPMAVLAIVWFAIVLLAAVLAPWITSGPATKVDLAIANLPPFSPGHPLGGDAAGRDILDRLIWGAQTTVVGIAIVTIVSLVVGVTTGLVAGFYRGRFESTSNFVIDIIMSLPGIVLMIALYSLTGPNINLALAVFGFIIAPTYYRLVRSIVVTVRNELYVDAARVVGLSDIRIVGRHVLWAVRAPIIIQTAFTMAAAVGFEAGLTFIGLGDPTSSSWGVMLQQSFTSIYNNPVAVVWPALTISITVLALILFGNALSDVLQSSARSKALSRRKREAAIAASVATLREADTRKVGHTELSSSDDVILAIRDLRIGYPKPDGTVTEVVHGADLDIRRGEIHGLVGESGSGKSQMAFSTLGILPREAIILGGSVYLDGDDLLADPKKQRAARGTRIGYVPQEPMSNLDGTFTIGRQLIKGLRASRPMSKAEAEKKILGLLERVGIRDAKRVMAMYPHEISGGMAQRVLICGAIASDPDIIVADEPTTALDVTIQAEVLEILRGLSEERGLAVLIVTHNLGVVADLCDTVSVMKDGQIVEKADVEDIFEKPEQEYTRRLLSSSRSVELMEDGA
- a CDS encoding LacI family DNA-binding transcriptional regulator: MVSAQPIDGAKRKRATIVDVAKHAGVSTASASKVLRNAYGVSDSMRERVQRSMDELGYRPHKLARGMRGSTYTIGMMVSDIDNPFFSVIADGLRGVVHPQSYEVLISTAGYDAASQNQAIEALVDHQMDGLILVAPLVSNDDLERVARELPVVVVGRHTSAAGLDSVSGDDRVGAALAVEHLVEIGHRRIAFVANHQTDPESDRPESYRLEGFLDAMGRHGLAAAATIIDSTWTLEGGREAVHRIDAQDEPPTAVFAGADITALGILSELWDNHRQVPAAFSLVGYDNSRISAIGPIALTTVDQSGDIMGREAGRLLLERIAGRVESEHLLLEPRLVARSTTAPPAV
- a CDS encoding ATP-binding cassette domain-containing protein, producing the protein MNEPILKVEDLVVRFPGKSRRAPVEVIHGVSLDLHAGETLSLVGESGSGKTTIGRAILGLAPVSEGRVEFRGETISNVPRARRRKIASDIQVVFQDPYTSLNPSMTIESILVEPLAAAGITGGAGRVRTLLDAVGLPSDAGRRYPREFSGGQRQRIAIARALALDPAVIICDEPTSALDVTTQATVLGLFKELQERTGVAYLFISHDLGVVNSISDRIAVLYQGDIVELGPAHQVATAPTHPYTRRLQMAAPVADPKKQRARRAERLRVLSETGDLAV
- a CDS encoding ABC transporter permease, producing the protein MLLNVLKQLGRSIAVFLVVTFVTFALMYGNGWGIASSALGIGATDESIQAKMVQLGLDRPLLVQYGEWLFNVLTGDLGRSFYSGQEVTAALATRVPVTLSVVIPALILTALISVLLGVTAAVKGGTTDRFVQVLSVAGTAIPSFIIAIALVFAFAINWRIFPATGYVPFDVDPTLWVLSIALPMLSLLIGAVAGGAQQFRTAMLDTLGNDYVRTLRARGMKEGPIIFQHALRNAAAPGLTVVSLTTLSLLGGAVFVEQVFALPGLGKLSVESAKSSDVPMVMGTVLVFTLIVLIVNFASDLAIQALNPKARAR